One window of Trifolium pratense cultivar HEN17-A07 linkage group LG5, ARS_RC_1.1, whole genome shotgun sequence genomic DNA carries:
- the LOC123886078 gene encoding uncharacterized protein LOC123886078 → MAYEKYMACWGRNPSGGRNTSSKVAKQAALGFVKRTLELYHQFEDTGNSCFNEPLFKDMFFAASSQLSIVRLVDVMEAESAKPHASTLSLEARTGSISSRKSHSQFSPNMNNHDVNLSDIFPVINNSFEQTSGKEDLWSNRGKKRELSLDDVGASSVPSGIRGSLSSSTKGKRSERDGKGQSREGISRNGTTKAGRPALSNTKGERKPKIKA, encoded by the exons ATGGCTTATGAGAAATACATG GCTTGTTGGGGTCGTAATCCCTCAGGTGGGAGAAATACAAGCAGCAAAGTGGCCAAGCAAGCTGCATTGGGATTTGTTAAACGAACATTGGAGCTGTACCATCAATTTGAAGATACAGGCAACAGCTGCTTCAACGAGCCTTTATTCAAGGATATGTTCTTTGCTGCTTCTTCCCAGCTGAGTATTGTTCGTCTAGTAGATGTCATGGAGGCTGAATCTGCAAAACCACATGCTTCTACCCTTTCTCTGGAAGCAAGAACAG GTTCCATTAGTTCACGGAAGAGCCATTCACAATTTAGTCCGAACATGAATAATCATGATGTCAATTTATCAGATATTTTTCCtgttataaataattcatttgaACAAACTAGTGGGAAGGAAGATCTTTGGTCAAACAGGGGGAAGAAAAGGGAATTGTCCCTTGACGACGTTGGTGCTTCAAGTGTTCCTTCGGGCATTAGAGGTTCTCTATCAAGCAGCACAAAAGGAAAGAGAAGTGAAAGAGATGGAAAAGGGCAGAGCAGAGAAGGGATATCCAGAAATGGAACTACCAAAGCCGGTAGGCCAGCATTATCTAATACTAAAGGAGAAAGGAAACCCAAAATCAAAGCCTAA
- the LOC123884521 gene encoding GLABROUS1 enhancer-binding protein-like, giving the protein MAKKRQRTPAASKDDEPLTPVSKNDQPLTSASKNDPPPPSKKPEEEKKDEDDEDSSSEEASSSEGEEDDDSEDDESEEEQPPPSKPASKTPQTDNDKSESKKDEDDEDEEETDTDSDQEPPPKLKSINSKSIDETLKSKPQPKSSAAPARSGTKRSAESDTKLVEEAKQSKKKKTTAAADDKKEQEEDNKKPGDDSKKLFQRVFNEDDELAILEGLVDFTAKTGNDPAKYPTAFYDDVKKSIHFPVTLEQLKDKVRRLKLKFDNKMKSCKNGKTPTFSKPIEEKMFEFGKKIWGGNVVEENGKPDEKPSKKGAVKKSPTTKKLDMEPDLSLVASKETRKENPGSGFIMNEMHRFDKSVSGLFGSGMDLLKSGVELLEESKRIELEKRWKELQIAELKVVNMRAELSEKQSRLIMDALMSSSSD; this is encoded by the coding sequence ATGGCAAAGAAACGGCAACGAACCCCCGCCGCGTCCAAAGACGACGAACCACTCACCCCCGTCTCCAAGAATGACCAACCACTCACCTCCGCCTCAAAGAACGACCCACCGCCACCGTCCAAAAAgccagaagaagaaaaaaaagatgaagacGATGAAGATTCGTCATCTGAAGAAGCTTCTtcatctgaaggtgaagaagatgatgattcaGAAGATGATGAATCAGAAGAAGAACAACCTCCTCCTTCAAAACCTGCTTCCAAAACCCCTCAAACCGATAATGATAAATCGGAATCCAAAAAAGATGAAGACgatgaagacgaagaagaaACCGATACCGATTCTGATCAAGAACCACCTCCAAAACTCAAATCCATCAATTCAAAATCCATTgatgaaaccctaaaatcaaagCCTCAACCAAAATCCTCTGCCGCACCGGCCAGATCTGGAACCAAACGTTCTGCTGAGAGTGACACCAAACTTGTAGAAGAAGCTAAACaatcaaagaagaagaaaacaacgGCCGCTGCTGATGATAAGAAAGAACAGGAGGAGGATAACAAAAAGCCCGGTGATGactcaaaaaaattgtttcagaGAGTTTTCAATGAAGATGACGAACTTGCAATTCTTGAAGGTCTAGTCGATTTTACTGCAAAAACAGGGAACGATCCAGCGAAATATCCCACAGCATTTTACGATGATGTGAAGAAGTCGATTCATTTTCCAGTTACACTTGAACAGCTGAAAGATAAGGTTCGGAGGCTGAAGTTGAAATTTGACAATAAGATGAAGAGTTGCAAGAATGGAAAGACTCCTACTTTCTCCAAACCTATTGAGGAGAAAATGTTTGAATTTGGCAAAAAGATTTGGGGTGGTAATGTTGTTGAAGAAAATGGAAAACCTGATGAGAAACCCTCTAAAAAGGGTGCTGTTAAGAAATCACCAACTACGAAGAAATTGGATATGGAACCTGATTTGTCCTTGGTGGCTTCCAAGGAAACTAGAAAGGAGAATCCCGGTTCGGgttttattatgaatgaaatgcatCGATTTGACAAAAGTGTATCAGGTTTATTTGGGTCGGGCATGGATTTGCTGAAGAGCGGAGTGGAGTTGCTTGAGGAATCAAAGAGGATAGAGTTGGAGAAAAGATGGAAGGAGTTGCAAATTGCTGAATTGAAGGTTGTTAATATGCGAGCTGAGTTGTCTGAGAAGCAAAGTAGATTGATAATGGATGCGTTGATGTCTTCATCGAGCGATTAG